A single region of the Yersinia entomophaga genome encodes:
- the aceA gene encoding isocitrate lyase — MTTSRAQQIKQLEQDWKSARWEGITRPYSAEEVIKLRGSVNPECTLAQHGAQKLWDLLHGGARKGYINCLGALTGGQALQQAKAGVEAIYLSGWQVAADANTASSMYPDQSLYPVDSVPAVVKRINNSFRRADQIQWSNNIEPGTQGYTDYFLPIVADAEAGFGGVLNAFELMKAMIEAGAAGVHFEDQLAAVKKCGHMGGKVLVPTQEAIQKLVAARLAADVLGVPTLLIARTDADAADLLTSDCDPYDREFISGERTAEGFFRTHAGIEQAISRGLAYAPYADLVWCETSTPDLALAKRFADAVHAKFPGKLLAYNCSPSFNWKKNLSDKQIASFQEDLAAMGYKYQFITLAGIHSMWFNMFDLAHAYAQGEGMKHYVEKVQQPEFASVDRGYTFASHQQEVGTGYFDKVTNIIQGGESSVTALTGSTEEQQF, encoded by the coding sequence ATGACTACCTCTCGTGCTCAACAAATCAAGCAATTGGAACAAGACTGGAAATCAGCGCGCTGGGAAGGGATTACCCGTCCTTACAGCGCTGAAGAAGTGATTAAATTGCGCGGCTCGGTCAATCCGGAATGCACGCTGGCGCAGCACGGTGCGCAAAAACTGTGGGATTTATTGCATGGTGGCGCTCGTAAAGGCTACATCAACTGTTTGGGCGCATTAACCGGCGGTCAGGCTTTGCAGCAGGCTAAGGCCGGTGTGGAAGCTATTTATTTGTCCGGTTGGCAGGTCGCGGCAGATGCCAATACCGCATCCAGCATGTATCCGGACCAGTCTTTATATCCGGTAGATTCGGTTCCTGCCGTAGTTAAACGCATTAATAACAGTTTCCGCCGAGCTGACCAAATCCAATGGTCGAATAATATCGAGCCGGGTACTCAAGGTTATACCGATTATTTCCTGCCGATTGTGGCTGATGCGGAAGCTGGTTTTGGCGGTGTGTTAAATGCTTTTGAACTGATGAAAGCCATGATTGAAGCCGGTGCAGCGGGCGTTCACTTCGAAGATCAGCTGGCGGCAGTGAAGAAATGTGGGCACATGGGCGGCAAGGTATTGGTACCAACTCAGGAAGCTATTCAGAAACTGGTTGCTGCGCGCTTGGCGGCGGACGTATTGGGTGTACCGACCTTATTGATCGCTCGTACCGATGCTGATGCGGCGGATCTGTTGACTTCCGACTGCGATCCTTACGATCGTGAATTTATCAGCGGCGAACGTACCGCCGAAGGCTTCTTCCGCACTCACGCCGGTATTGAGCAGGCGATTAGCCGTGGTCTGGCTTATGCCCCTTATGCAGATTTGGTGTGGTGCGAAACTTCTACGCCGGACTTGGCGCTGGCGAAGCGTTTTGCCGATGCGGTTCACGCTAAATTCCCAGGTAAATTGCTGGCTTATAACTGCTCGCCGTCCTTTAACTGGAAAAAGAATCTTAGCGATAAGCAAATTGCCAGCTTCCAGGAAGATCTGGCTGCAATGGGCTACAAATATCAGTTTATTACGCTGGCCGGTATTCACAGCATGTGGTTCAACATGTTCGACCTGGCGCACGCCTATGCTCAGGGCGAAGGAATGAAGCATTACGTAGAGAAAGTGCAACAGCCTGAATTTGCCTCGGTGGATCGTGGCTATACCTTTGCTTCCCATCAGCAGGAAGTAGGGACCGGTTACTTTGATAAAGTGACCAATATCATTCAGGGTGGCGAATCTTCAGTAACGGCGCTGACCGGATCGACAGAAGAGCAGCAGTTCTAA
- the iclR gene encoding glyoxylate bypass operon transcriptional repressor IclR, producing MTIPIPIKRGKKTKASGATSAAATGQVQSLTRGLKLLEYISESQGQVALTDLAQQAGLPNSTTHRLLTTMQQQGFVRQVGDLGLWTMGAQAFVVGSSFLQSRNLLAMVHPILRRLMDESGETVNLAVLDHSDYQAIIIDQVQCTALMRMSAPIGGKLPMHASGAGKAFLSTLSDEKLVQLLHKKGLHAYTQHTRTNPVSLKENLAQIRKQGYSFDDEEHALGLRCIAACLYDEHHEAFAAISISGPVSRITDDRVTELGALVIHAAKEITQSYGGGNR from the coding sequence ATGACGATACCGATTCCCATTAAACGGGGAAAGAAAACAAAGGCTAGTGGAGCTACATCAGCAGCGGCTACCGGTCAGGTTCAATCATTGACTCGCGGCCTTAAATTACTGGAATATATTTCCGAATCCCAAGGTCAGGTTGCTCTGACGGATCTGGCACAACAGGCCGGTTTACCTAATTCAACGACTCACCGCTTGCTGACTACTATGCAACAGCAGGGCTTCGTACGTCAGGTGGGAGATTTAGGGCTGTGGACCATGGGCGCGCAAGCGTTTGTCGTTGGCAGCAGCTTTTTACAAAGCCGCAATCTACTGGCCATGGTACATCCGATTCTGCGGCGTTTGATGGATGAATCCGGCGAAACCGTCAATCTGGCGGTATTGGATCACAGCGATTATCAGGCGATCATTATCGATCAGGTGCAATGTACCGCGCTGATGCGTATGTCTGCTCCTATTGGCGGTAAGCTTCCCATGCATGCTTCCGGTGCAGGAAAAGCGTTCTTGTCGACTCTGTCAGATGAAAAGCTGGTGCAGCTACTCCATAAAAAAGGTCTGCACGCCTACACCCAACACACCCGCACGAATCCGGTCAGTTTAAAAGAGAATTTGGCGCAAATTCGCAAGCAGGGCTATTCCTTCGATGATGAAGAACATGCGCTGGGCTTGCGTTGTATCGCTGCCTGTCTGTATGACGAACATCATGAAGCCTTCGCCGCTATCTCTATTTCTGGGCCGGTTTCACGCATCACCGATGACCGCGTGACCGAGCTAGGGGCGCTGGTTATTCACGCCGCCAAAGAAATTACGCAATCCTACGGCGGCGGTAATCGCTAA
- the aceK gene encoding bifunctional isocitrate dehydrogenase kinase/phosphatase: protein MAISLEQLIAQTILQGFDAQYGRFLEVTAGAQQRFEQADWQAIQQAMKKRIHLYDHHVGLVVEQLKRITGSGSFDAEFLARVKAIYTDLLPDYPRFEIAESFFNSVYCRLFKHRELTQDKLFVFSSQPERRFRDIPRPLARDFTPEQGLSAMLQTILNDLPLRLPWENLPRDIEYIVAALQQAFSPQQLATARFQIANELFYRNKAAWLVGKLRLSDGVHPFLLPIHHNESAALFIDTCLTSKAEASIVFGFARSYFMVYAPLPAAMVEWLREILPGKSTAELYMAIGCQKHGKTESYREYLTYVHQSDEQFIVAPGVKGMVMLVFTLPSFDRVFKVIKDQFAPQKEVSQARVQECYQLVKEHDRVGRMADTQEFENFVIDKNRISQELLAELRLEVPEKLEDLGDQIVIKHLYMERRMIPLNIYMEQANERQLWDAIEEYGNAIKQLAAANIFPGDMLFKNFGVTRHGRVVFYDYDEICYMTEVNFRDIPPPRYPEDEMASEPWYSVSPNDVFPEEFRHFLCSDPQVRACFEEMHEDLFHAEYWRGLQQRIRHGHVEDVFAYRRKQRFSQRIIG from the coding sequence ATGGCAATAAGCTTAGAGCAGTTAATCGCCCAAACTATTTTGCAGGGTTTTGATGCACAGTATGGCCGCTTTCTGGAAGTGACCGCAGGCGCTCAGCAGCGCTTTGAGCAGGCCGACTGGCAAGCGATTCAGCAAGCCATGAAAAAGCGAATTCATCTCTATGATCACCACGTTGGACTGGTGGTGGAGCAACTAAAACGCATTACCGGCAGCGGAAGTTTTGACGCCGAATTTCTGGCGCGGGTAAAAGCTATCTATACCGATCTATTGCCGGATTATCCACGTTTCGAAATAGCCGAAAGCTTTTTTAACTCGGTTTATTGCCGCCTGTTTAAACACCGTGAGTTAACTCAGGACAAGCTCTTTGTTTTCAGCTCCCAGCCGGAACGACGTTTTCGCGATATTCCACGGCCATTGGCGCGGGATTTTACGCCAGAGCAGGGTTTATCTGCGATGTTGCAGACGATATTGAATGATTTACCCCTTCGTTTACCTTGGGAAAATCTGCCCAGAGACATTGAATATATCGTTGCTGCGCTCCAACAGGCATTTAGCCCGCAGCAACTGGCTACCGCTCGCTTCCAGATTGCCAACGAACTGTTTTATCGTAATAAAGCGGCGTGGCTAGTGGGAAAGCTCAGATTGTCTGACGGAGTACATCCGTTCTTACTGCCGATTCATCACAATGAATCGGCAGCATTATTTATTGACACCTGCCTGACCAGCAAAGCCGAGGCCAGTATTGTGTTTGGTTTCGCTCGCTCCTATTTCATGGTTTATGCCCCGTTGCCAGCGGCGATGGTGGAATGGCTAAGGGAAATTTTACCGGGCAAATCTACCGCCGAATTGTATATGGCGATAGGCTGTCAAAAGCACGGAAAAACCGAAAGCTACCGCGAATATCTCACCTATGTGCATCAATCCGATGAGCAGTTTATTGTTGCTCCAGGGGTGAAAGGCATGGTCATGCTGGTATTTACTTTGCCGTCCTTCGATCGGGTATTCAAAGTGATTAAAGACCAGTTTGCTCCGCAAAAAGAGGTCAGCCAGGCGCGAGTGCAGGAGTGCTATCAGTTAGTTAAAGAGCATGACCGCGTTGGGCGCATGGCGGATACTCAGGAATTTGAAAATTTTGTTATCGATAAGAATCGTATCAGTCAGGAACTGCTGGCCGAGCTACGGCTGGAAGTGCCGGAAAAACTGGAAGATTTAGGCGACCAAATTGTGATTAAGCATCTGTATATGGAGCGGCGCATGATACCGCTGAATATCTATATGGAGCAGGCTAATGAGCGGCAGTTATGGGACGCGATTGAAGAATACGGCAATGCGATAAAACAGCTAGCCGCAGCAAATATTTTCCCCGGCGACATGCTGTTTAAAAACTTTGGCGTCACGCGCCACGGACGCGTCGTTTTCTACGATTACGATGAAATTTGTTATATGACCGAAGTGAATTTCCGTGATATTCCTCCGCCGCGCTATCCGGAGGACGAAATGGCTAGCGAGCCTTGGTACAGCGTTTCTCCAAATGATGTTTTTCCTGAAGAGTTCCGCCATTTTCTTTGCAGCGATCCGCAAGTCAGAGCCTGCTTTGAAGAGATGCACGAGGATTTATTCCACGCTGAATACTGGCGCGGTTTGCAACAGCGTATTCGTCATGGGCATGTGGAGGATGTTTTCGCCTATCGGCGTAAGCAGCGCTTCTCACAACGGATTATAGGGTGA
- the metA gene encoding homoserine O-acetyltransferase MetA — MPIRVPDELPAVSFLRNENVFVMTSSRAKTQEIRPLKVLVLNLMPKKIETENQFLRLLSNSPLQVDIQLLRVDSRESKNTPAEHLNNFYCDFEEIKNQNFDGLIVTGAPLGLVDFSDVAYWPQIERIITWAKDHVTSTLFVCWAVQAALNILYGIPKLTRKEKLSGIYRHQTLKPLALLTRGFDESFFAPHSRYADFPIEILQQYTDLDILAASDEAGAYLFASKDKRVAFVTGHPEYDVDTLAGEYARDRAAGLEPAVPLNYFPQNDPTQRPLASWRSHGHLLFANWLNYYVYQITPFDLRQMNPTLD, encoded by the coding sequence ATGCCAATTCGGGTCCCTGATGAACTACCTGCGGTGAGTTTCTTGCGTAATGAGAATGTTTTTGTGATGACTTCATCAAGAGCTAAAACTCAGGAAATTCGACCGCTAAAAGTATTGGTGCTGAATCTAATGCCTAAGAAGATAGAAACGGAAAATCAGTTTTTACGTTTACTGTCGAACTCGCCCCTGCAAGTGGATATTCAATTGCTACGAGTGGATAGCCGCGAATCGAAAAATACGCCAGCGGAGCATCTGAATAACTTCTATTGCGATTTTGAAGAGATTAAAAATCAGAATTTTGATGGACTTATCGTAACCGGCGCTCCTCTTGGGTTAGTGGATTTCAGCGATGTTGCCTATTGGCCGCAGATAGAACGCATTATCACCTGGGCCAAGGATCATGTGACATCAACGCTATTTGTCTGCTGGGCAGTGCAGGCCGCCTTAAACATTCTCTATGGGATTCCCAAACTAACTCGTAAGGAAAAATTGTCTGGGATTTATCGCCATCAAACCCTGAAACCTTTGGCGTTATTGACCCGTGGTTTTGATGAAAGCTTCTTTGCCCCTCATTCCCGTTATGCAGATTTTCCGATTGAGATTTTGCAGCAATACACCGATCTGGATATTCTGGCGGCTTCCGATGAGGCCGGTGCTTATCTGTTTGCCAGTAAGGATAAAAGAGTCGCTTTCGTTACCGGCCATCCGGAATACGATGTGGATACGCTGGCAGGGGAATATGCGCGGGATCGGGCTGCGGGTCTGGAACCTGCTGTCCCACTGAATTACTTCCCACAGAATGATCCTACGCAGCGCCCATTAGCCTCATGGCGTAGCCATGGACACTTATTATTTGCCAATTGGCTCAATTATTATGTCTATCAGATTACGCCGTTCGATCTACGTCAAATGAACCCGACTCTCGACTGA
- the aceB gene encoding malate synthase A yields MTQQLVGTELVFTQKFSTAERQVLTAQAIEFLTELVAEFSERRCQLLAAREKWQHGIDNGGLPDFISETTSIRNGDWKIQNIPADLQDRRVEITGPVERKMVINALNANVKVFMADFEDSLAPSWDKVIEGQINLHDAVKGTISYTNESGKIYQLKPNPAVLIARVRGLHLPEKHVTYQGEAISGGLFDFALYFLHNYEHLLANGSGPYFYLPKMQSYQEAAWWSDVFTFTEQRFGLPQGTIKATVLIETLPAVFQMDEILYHLRHHIVGLNCGRWDYIFSYIKTLKNHSDRVLPDRQSVTMTQPFLSAYSRLLIKTCHKRGALAMGGMAAFIPSKDAEKNAWVLDKVRADKELEATNGHDGTWVAHPGLADTVMEVFNRVLGNRPNQLEVSRAQDKPITAAELLEPCSGERTEEGMRANIRVAVQYIEAWISGNGCVPIYGLMEDAATAEISRTSIWQWIHHQKSLSNGKKVTKELFRTMLSEEMQVVKQELGSERFDSGRFKEAAQLMERITTQDELIDFLTLPGYALLA; encoded by the coding sequence ATGACACAACAGTTAGTAGGCACGGAGTTAGTCTTCACGCAGAAGTTTTCCACTGCGGAGCGTCAGGTATTGACCGCTCAGGCCATCGAGTTTTTAACGGAATTGGTTGCTGAATTCTCAGAACGTCGCTGTCAACTCCTTGCTGCACGCGAGAAATGGCAACATGGCATTGATAATGGCGGATTGCCGGACTTTATTTCGGAAACCACTTCCATTCGCAATGGTGACTGGAAAATTCAGAATATCCCTGCTGATTTACAGGATCGTCGGGTTGAGATAACCGGCCCGGTAGAGCGCAAAATGGTGATTAACGCGCTGAATGCTAATGTGAAAGTCTTCATGGCAGATTTTGAAGATTCGCTGGCACCGAGTTGGGATAAAGTGATTGAAGGTCAAATTAACCTGCATGATGCGGTGAAAGGAACTATTTCTTATACCAATGAATCAGGCAAGATTTACCAGCTAAAACCAAATCCGGCGGTTTTGATTGCGCGAGTGCGCGGCCTGCATTTACCTGAAAAACACGTGACTTATCAGGGAGAAGCTATCTCTGGTGGTCTGTTCGATTTCGCCCTTTATTTCTTACATAATTATGAACACCTGCTGGCGAATGGTAGTGGCCCTTATTTCTATCTGCCCAAAATGCAGTCCTACCAAGAAGCTGCCTGGTGGAGCGACGTCTTTACCTTTACGGAACAGCGCTTTGGTTTGCCGCAGGGAACCATTAAAGCCACGGTATTAATCGAAACATTGCCTGCAGTGTTTCAGATGGACGAAATCCTATATCACCTGCGTCACCACATTGTTGGCCTTAACTGCGGACGCTGGGATTACATTTTCAGCTATATCAAAACATTGAAGAATCATAGCGATCGCGTTTTGCCCGATCGTCAATCCGTCACCATGACTCAACCTTTCCTCAGCGCATACTCTCGCCTGCTGATAAAAACCTGCCATAAGCGCGGTGCGTTGGCTATGGGGGGAATGGCGGCCTTTATTCCGAGTAAAGACGCAGAGAAGAACGCTTGGGTGTTGGATAAAGTCCGAGCCGATAAAGAATTGGAAGCCACTAATGGCCACGATGGCACCTGGGTTGCGCATCCGGGGTTGGCAGATACGGTGATGGAAGTATTTAATCGCGTATTAGGGAATCGTCCGAATCAATTGGAAGTGAGTCGTGCACAGGATAAACCTATTACCGCCGCTGAATTGCTAGAGCCCTGTTCTGGTGAAAGAACCGAAGAAGGTATGCGCGCCAATATCCGCGTGGCGGTGCAATACATTGAAGCCTGGATCTCCGGTAACGGCTGCGTACCTATCTATGGACTGATGGAAGATGCTGCGACGGCTGAGATATCCCGTACCTCTATCTGGCAATGGATTCACCACCAAAAATCCCTGAGTAACGGGAAAAAAGTCACTAAAGAATTGTTCCGCACAATGTTGAGTGAAGAAATGCAGGTTGTTAAGCAAGAGCTTGGTTCCGAACGCTTTGATTCCGGCCGCTTTAAAGAAGCCGCTCAGTTGATGGAACGTATAACAACACAAGACGAGCTGATCGACTTCCTGACCCTGCCTGGCTACGCGCTGCTGGCATAA
- the metH gene encoding methionine synthase: protein MTNRVEKLHQQLAKRILVLDGGMGTMIQSYRLEEADYRGERFADWPSDLKGNNDLLVLSKPEVITAIHNAYLEAGADILETNTFNSTTIAMADYQMESLSAEINYEAARLARLCADEWTARTPDKPRYVAGVLGPTNRTASISPKVNDPAFRNVSFDQLVEAYRESTRALVEGGVDIIMIETVFDTLNAKAATFAVETEFEALGVVLPVMVSGTITDASGRTLSGQTTEAFYNSLRHVKPLSFGLNCALGPDELRQYVAELSRISECYVSAHPNAGLPNAFGEYDLDAKEMAEHIAEWARSGFLNIVGGCCGTTPRHIAAMVKAVAGMPPRALPQIPVACRLAGLEPLTIDANTLFVNVGERTNVTGSARFKRLIKEEKYAEALDVARQQVESGAQIIDINMDEGMLDAEAAMVRFLNLIAGEPDIARVPIMIDSSKWDVIEKGLKCIQGKGIVNSISMKEGEAAFIHHAKLVRRYGAAMVVMAFDEAGQADTRARKIEICRRAYKLLTETVGFPPEDIIFDPNIFAVATGIEEHNNYAVDFIEACADIKGELPHALISGGVSNVSFSFRGNDPVREAIHAVFLYYAIRSGMDMGIVNAGQLAIYDDLSDELRDAVEDVILNRRNDSTERLLDIAEKFRGSKSDEVAVQQAEWRGWPVVKRLEYSLVKGITEFIELDTEEARQEADRPIEVIEGPLMAGMNVVGDLFGEGKMFLPQVVKSARVMKQAVAYLEPYIEASKQKGTTAGKILLATVKGDVHDIGKNIVGVVLQCNNYEIIDLGVMVPTEKILRTAREEKVDIIGLSGLITPSLDEMVNVAKEMERQGFTLPLLIGGATTSKAHTAVKIEQNYSGSTTYVSNASRSVGVVSALLSDAQRDEFIAKTRKEYETVRIQHARKKPRTPPVSLQAARDNATVIDWENYTPPVVHKLGVQQVEASIETLRNYIDWTPFFMTWSLAGKYPRILEDEVVGEEAKRLFADANQMLDKLSSEGSLHPKGVVGLFPANRVGDDIEIYRDERRDDVLLVSHHLRQQTEKNDFPNYCLADYVAPKTSGKADYIGAFAVTGGLEEDALAEAYDAQHDDYNKIMIKALSDRLAEAFAEYLHERVRKVYWGFAPNENLSNEELVRENYQGIRPAPGYPACPEHTEKGQIWKLLDVETHTGMKLTESYAMWPGASVSGWYFSHPESKYFAVAQIQRDQVEDYAARKGMPIAEVERWLAPNLGYDAD from the coding sequence GTGACAAATCGAGTAGAAAAACTGCACCAGCAGCTGGCAAAACGTATTTTAGTATTAGATGGCGGCATGGGCACCATGATCCAGAGCTATCGTCTGGAAGAAGCCGATTATCGCGGAGAACGTTTTGCGGATTGGCCGAGCGATCTGAAAGGAAATAACGATCTATTGGTTCTCTCCAAGCCCGAAGTGATTACCGCCATTCACAATGCTTATCTTGAAGCCGGTGCGGATATTCTTGAAACCAATACCTTTAACTCCACCACCATTGCTATGGCGGATTATCAAATGGAGTCGCTCTCGGCAGAGATTAACTACGAGGCCGCCCGACTAGCCCGACTCTGCGCCGATGAATGGACCGCCCGAACGCCGGATAAACCGCGCTACGTTGCCGGTGTGCTTGGCCCGACTAACCGAACTGCCTCTATTTCTCCCAAGGTTAACGATCCGGCTTTCCGTAACGTTAGCTTCGATCAATTGGTGGAAGCCTACCGCGAATCCACCCGAGCGCTGGTGGAGGGCGGCGTCGATATTATTATGATTGAAACGGTGTTCGATACCCTGAACGCCAAAGCCGCAACTTTTGCGGTAGAAACCGAATTTGAAGCCTTGGGCGTGGTGCTGCCGGTAATGGTATCTGGCACCATCACCGATGCCTCTGGCCGCACGCTTTCCGGGCAAACCACCGAAGCTTTTTATAATTCATTGCGCCACGTAAAACCGCTGTCATTCGGCCTGAACTGCGCTTTGGGGCCGGATGAGTTACGCCAGTATGTGGCTGAGTTATCCAGAATTTCAGAGTGTTACGTTAGTGCTCATCCCAACGCTGGCTTACCGAATGCTTTTGGTGAATACGATCTGGACGCCAAAGAAATGGCTGAGCATATCGCTGAATGGGCGCGATCAGGCTTTCTGAATATCGTTGGTGGCTGCTGTGGGACTACGCCGCGTCATATTGCCGCGATGGTAAAAGCCGTCGCTGGCATGCCGCCGCGCGCATTACCGCAGATTCCGGTCGCCTGCCGTCTGGCTGGGTTGGAACCCTTAACCATTGATGCCAATACGTTATTTGTCAACGTGGGCGAACGAACCAACGTGACCGGCTCTGCTCGTTTCAAACGGCTGATTAAGGAAGAGAAATACGCTGAAGCTTTAGATGTGGCTCGCCAGCAGGTAGAAAGCGGTGCGCAAATCATTGATATCAATATGGATGAAGGCATGTTGGATGCGGAAGCGGCGATGGTGCGTTTCCTGAATCTGATTGCCGGTGAACCGGATATTGCCCGCGTACCTATCATGATCGATTCCTCGAAATGGGACGTGATCGAAAAGGGGCTTAAGTGCATTCAGGGCAAAGGAATTGTTAACTCGATTTCGATGAAGGAAGGCGAGGCAGCCTTTATTCATCACGCTAAATTGGTACGTCGTTACGGTGCGGCCATGGTAGTGATGGCTTTTGATGAAGCTGGGCAGGCCGATACTCGCGCGCGCAAAATCGAGATTTGTCGTCGCGCCTATAAGCTGCTGACGGAAACCGTCGGCTTCCCGCCGGAAGATATTATTTTTGACCCAAATATCTTTGCTGTTGCTACTGGTATTGAAGAACATAATAACTATGCCGTTGATTTTATTGAGGCCTGTGCGGATATTAAAGGCGAGCTGCCTCACGCCCTCATTTCAGGCGGCGTTTCCAACGTTTCTTTCTCGTTCCGTGGCAACGACCCGGTACGTGAAGCGATCCATGCGGTTTTCCTGTATTACGCCATTCGCAGCGGCATGGATATGGGGATAGTCAACGCAGGTCAATTGGCAATTTACGACGATTTATCCGATGAATTGCGTGATGCGGTTGAAGATGTGATTCTGAACCGCCGTAATGACAGCACCGAGCGACTGCTGGATATCGCCGAAAAGTTTCGTGGCAGCAAAAGTGATGAAGTTGCGGTGCAGCAGGCGGAATGGCGAGGCTGGCCGGTGGTGAAACGGTTGGAATATTCGTTGGTGAAAGGCATTACCGAATTTATCGAACTGGATACCGAAGAGGCTCGTCAGGAAGCCGACAGACCGATTGAAGTGATTGAAGGCCCGTTAATGGCCGGCATGAACGTGGTGGGTGATTTGTTTGGCGAGGGCAAAATGTTTCTGCCACAGGTGGTGAAATCCGCCCGGGTGATGAAACAGGCCGTGGCCTATTTGGAACCTTATATTGAGGCCAGTAAGCAGAAAGGCACCACCGCCGGCAAGATCCTGCTGGCGACGGTTAAAGGCGATGTGCATGACATCGGTAAAAACATTGTTGGCGTGGTTCTACAGTGTAATAACTACGAAATTATCGATTTGGGTGTCATGGTGCCAACCGAGAAAATCCTGCGCACTGCGCGAGAGGAAAAAGTCGATATTATCGGTTTATCCGGTCTGATTACCCCGTCGCTGGATGAAATGGTTAACGTAGCCAAAGAGATGGAACGCCAGGGCTTTACCTTGCCGTTGCTCATTGGTGGCGCAACCACGTCCAAAGCGCATACGGCGGTTAAGATTGAGCAAAACTACAGCGGCTCAACCACTTACGTTTCTAATGCTTCTCGTAGTGTTGGGGTGGTATCGGCGTTGCTTTCGGACGCGCAACGGGACGAATTTATTGCTAAAACTCGCAAAGAGTATGAAACCGTCCGTATTCAGCATGCGCGTAAAAAACCGCGGACGCCGCCGGTCAGCCTGCAAGCTGCGCGGGATAACGCTACGGTGATTGACTGGGAAAATTATACGCCGCCGGTAGTCCATAAGCTTGGGGTTCAGCAGGTCGAAGCCAGCATTGAAACACTGCGAAATTATATCGATTGGACACCATTCTTTATGACCTGGTCGTTGGCCGGCAAGTATCCGCGCATTTTGGAAGATGAAGTGGTGGGAGAAGAGGCTAAGCGTCTGTTTGCTGATGCAAATCAGATGCTGGATAAGCTCTCATCAGAAGGATCATTGCATCCTAAAGGCGTGGTGGGTCTGTTCCCTGCCAATCGGGTGGGTGATGATATTGAGATTTATCGGGATGAACGTCGCGATGACGTGCTGCTGGTGAGCCACCATTTGCGGCAGCAAACGGAAAAAAATGACTTCCCTAATTATTGTCTGGCGGATTACGTTGCGCCAAAAACCAGCGGTAAAGCTGACTACATCGGCGCTTTTGCCGTGACCGGTGGACTGGAGGAAGATGCTCTGGCGGAGGCTTACGATGCTCAGCATGATGATTACAATAAAATCATGATTAAAGCCTTATCCGATCGTTTGGCGGAGGCTTTTGCCGAATATCTGCATGAGCGGGTGCGCAAGGTGTACTGGGGCTTTGCGCCAAATGAAAACCTGAGTAATGAAGAATTGGTGCGGGAAAACTATCAGGGGATTCGTCCGGCTCCGGGTTATCCGGCCTGTCCGGAACACACGGAAAAAGGGCAAATCTGGAAGCTGCTGGACGTGGAGACTCACACCGGAATGAAACTGACTGAATCCTACGCCATGTGGCCAGGAGCCTCGGTTTCAGGCTGGTATTTCAGCCATCCAGAAAGCAAATACTTTGCCGTAGCGCAGATTCAGCGAGATCAGGTAGAAGACTACGCGGCGCGAAAAGGGATGCCGATAGCCGAAGTCGAGCGCTGGCTGGCCCCTAATCTGGGTTACGATGCAGATTGA